In Mus musculus strain C57BL/6J chromosome 14, GRCm38.p6 C57BL/6J, the following are encoded in one genomic region:
- the Fam216b gene encoding protein FAM216B has protein sequence MWKDLPQNVPRIPRIQVPAAAADNSLLKDLNQGQRCYLYSIMRIYDSRPQWKALQTRYIHSLGYQQHLGYITQQEALSCAAVLRHSTMRASATVAPQRTILPRVFSHAKKGQPAKPGFRVGSRASLHSMLSTKTLDKA, from the exons ATGTGGAAAGACTTGCCCCAGAATGTTCCGCGAATACCTCGAATTCAAGTCCCAGCAGCGGCTGCTGACAATTCATTACTGAAG GACCTAAATCAAGGGCAGAGGTGCTACTTGTACAGCATCATGAGGATTTATGACTCCAGGCCCCAGTGGAAGGCCCTGCAGACCCGCTACATTCACAGCCTTGGGTACCAACAGCATCTGG gttACATCACTCAACAGGAGGCCTTGTCTTGTGCTGCTGTGCTTAGACATTCAACCATGCGAGCCTCAGCCACGGTTGCTCCTCAAAGGACTATTCTCCCCAGAGTCTTCAGCCATGCAAAGAAGGGTCAACCAGCAAAACCTGGGTTTAGAGTCGGATCCAGAGCCTCCCTGCACAGCATGCTGAGCACCAAGACCTTAGACAAGGCATAG